The Halorussus gelatinilyticus genome contains the following window.
GCGGCTCCTCGACCGTCGGCGCGCTGGCGGTCGGCAACGAGAACGGCCTGCTGGTCAGCAGTCGAGCCACCGACCGCGAGTGCGACCGCATCGCCGAGGCCGCGGACGTGGACGTGACCGAACTGCCGGGCAAGATCAACGCCGCGGGCAACGTCGTCCTCGCCAACGACAACGGCGCTTACGTCCATCCCGATCTTTCCCGCAAGGCGATTCGAGCGGTGAAGGACGCGCTGGACGTCGAAGTCGAGCGCGGCGAACTCGCCGACGTCCGGACGGTCGGCACCGCCGCGGTCGCCACGAACAACGGCGTCCTCTGTCACCCGAAGGCGACCGACGCGCAACTCGACCGACTGGAGGAGGTGCTGGACGTGCCCGCCGACATCGGAACCATCAACTACGGCGCGCCGTTGGTCGGGTCGGGCCTGCTGGCCAACGAGAACGGCTACGTCGTCGGTCAGGAGACCACCGGGCCGGAACTGGGCCGCATCGAGCAGTCGCTGGGCTACATCGAGTAGCTACTCGGCGTGCCAGAGGATG
Protein-coding sequences here:
- a CDS encoding translation initiation factor IF-6, yielding MLRAAFVGSSYVGVFARATDEYLLVRPDIDDETVADVADELEVDAVETTVGGSSTVGALAVGNENGLLVSSRATDRECDRIAEAADVDVTELPGKINAAGNVVLANDNGAYVHPDLSRKAIRAVKDALDVEVERGELADVRTVGTAAVATNNGVLCHPKATDAQLDRLEEVLDVPADIGTINYGAPLVGSGLLANENGYVVGQETTGPELGRIEQSLGYIE